The following are from one region of the Oncorhynchus tshawytscha isolate Ot180627B linkage group LG24, Otsh_v2.0, whole genome shotgun sequence genome:
- the cabp5a gene encoding calcium-binding protein 5a, whose protein sequence is MSLGAACVFLRGGKHIDRELADDEIEELREAFAEFDKDKDGLISCKDLGNLMRTMGYMPTEMELIELSQNINMNLGGRVDFEDFVELMAPKLLAETAGMIGVKELKDAFKEFDADGDGEITTEELRNAMTKLMGEHMSRREIDAVVREADNNGDGTVDFEEFVRMMSRQ, encoded by the exons ATGAGTTTAGGAGCAGCATGTGTCTTCCTGAGGGGAGGGAAGCATATT GACAGAGAGCTGGCCGATGACGAAATTGAAG AGCTGCGCGAGGCGTTTGCTGAGTTCGACAAGGACAAGGATGGGCTGATCAGCTGCAAGGACCTGGGCAACCTGATGAGGACAATGGGCTACATGCCCACTGAGATGGAGCTGATCGAGCTGAGCCAGAACATCAACATGAACC TTGGTGGGAGAGTAGACTTTGAGGACTTTGTTGAGCTGATGGCCCCAAAGCTGCTGGCTGAGACTGCTGGGATGATCGGCGTGAAAGAACTGAAGGACGCTTTCAAAGAG TTTGACGCGGACGGAGACGGAGAGATCACAACAGAGGAGTTACGAAACGCCATGACCAAGCTGATGGGGGAGCACATGTCTCGAAGAGAGATTGACGCTGTGGTACGAGAGGCTGACAATAACGGTGACGGGACTGTAGACTTTGAAG AGTTTGTTAGAATGATGTCACGCCAGTGA